CCACGCCGGCCCCCACGGCCGAGAACCCGCGTCCTCGGCCGAGCATCGTACCCGGTACGTTTCGGGTGCTGGAATACGGCCACTAAGTCGGTTGGTGTTGTCACAAAACCTGATTGATATGTGGTGGATATACGCCCTGCTGTCGGCCGTTTTCGCGGCTCTCACCGCCGTGCTGGCCAAAATCGGTATCCGGGGCGTCGACTCGAATCTGGCCACGGCCCTGCGCACGGTCGTGATTTATCGCCACCTCAACGTGGCCAAAAAGGTGGAACTGGGCAACCCCGGCATGGTGCTGGGCGGTGCGCTCACAGGCTTCCTCTCGGGCCTGACGGGCAGCGCCGGACCCACCGGAGCCTTGTTTTTCCTGGGCCTGAACCTGCCGCCGGTGGCCTACGTGGCCAGCGCCGCCTTTGCCTCGCTGGTACTACACCTCACCAAAACCATTGTATACAGCAAGTACGCCCTCGTCACGACCAAAGGCCTGCTGGTGGGCACCTTCACCGGCGTGGCCATGATTGGGGGCAGCTACACCGGCAAGCTGCTGCTGAGCCGCATCTCCAAGGAGAAATTCCTCATGGTAGTCGAAGGCCTGATTGTGGTCTTCGGGCTGCAGATGATGTTCGTGGCGTAGCCCGGTTCGGGGTAAATAAAAAAGGGCTGTTACCCACGACGGGTAACAGCCCTTTTTGTTGTCATTGAGTGTGGTACAAACCGGTGCCGAAGTAGCAAGCCCCGAAAAGCTGACAAAAAAACGGAGCTACTTGCCCTCCCGGTTCAGCGCGATGCAGAGAGGGCAACGGGGACGGGTTTCGTCGATAGTGGCGGGCTCGTAGTATTGCCACTCGCCGCTGCGCTTCAATTCCTGCCCTTCGGGGCACTGGTCGTTGTCATGAAAAGGGTAGCGCTTGGGCTCTGGCTCGGGTGCCATGAGCCCGGTGACGTGAAAAGTGTGGCGGAAAAAGGGAGGTGTTTGCATCTCGTTGGTAATTGAAGCAGACCGGCAAGCTACCGGCCAATTCTGTGCAGAATCAGGTCGGCCGCTGGTTAGGCGGCAGTAGCACGTAAACGCCCGTGACCCAGCCCAGCGCGGCTATCCAGCCCGAAAGCACGTCGCTGGGATAATGCACGCCCAGGTAGACCCGCGAAAAGCCCACGCCCAGCACGAACACCGCTCCCGGCCCCCACACCCGCCAGCGCCGACGGGCCAACAGCAGGCCCAGCGCCAGCACCACGGCGGCCGAGCCCATGGCGTGCCCGCTGGGAAAGCTGTAGGACGTTTCGGGCGCCAGCGACGCCCAGAACGCCGGCCGAGGCCGCCCCAGAATGGCCTTGGCCAGCAGGTTGAGCGCCGCGGCTCCGCCCACGGCCAAGCCAAAGAACCACGCGTGGCGGGGCTGCCGGCGCCACGCCAGCACGCCGGTAAACAGCACGGCCGCTACCGCCATGGGCACGGGACCGCCGATGGCGGAGAAGAACAAACTCAGCGAATCGAGCGCGGGGCGGGCGTGGGCGTGCGCCCAGCGCAGGAGTGGCAAGTCGCCGTAGAAGCCCTCGCCTTCCTCGATTTCGGAGCTGGCTTTCAGGAAGACGGTCCAGGGCAGCACCACGCCCAGCAGCAGCAGCTTCAGCAGGCGCCGCCGATGGGCCAGCAGCAGGGCAACAAATCGGGCGAAGTACGTGGGCATGGGGCTTAGTTGTCGCTGCCGCCCTCGTCGTCGGCGCTTTTGCGCCGGGCGCGGCTCTCCGAAGTCTGCCCGAAGCGGTAAGTGAAGCCCAGGTAGGCAATGCGCGACTCCCGCTTGAAGCGCGTGACGGTGGCGAAACCCGCCCCGCTGTCGTTCGAATCGAAGCGCAGGGTGTTGAAAAGGTCGGCCACGCGCAGCGTGAACGTGCCGTGCTCGCCCAGCACGTTGTAGCGGGCGGCCAAGTCGATGTTGAACGCCTCGCCCCGCGTGCCCTGCGCCGAGTTGATGGGCGAGCGGTAGTTCACGGCCAGCTGCGCATCCACGCGCTTGCTGAAGGGGAACGTGTTGTTCAGCCGGCCCGTGAAAGCCAGGCTGGTCGTGTTCACGGCCGTGCCGCTGGTGCTGCCCCGAATGATGCGCCGGAACGCCGAGGCCGTGCCGTTTACCTTCCAGAACGCAGCCAGGGGCGTGGCGCCCACCACTTCCAGACCGTAGGAGGTTTCGTCGCCCACGTTCAGGCGGGTGGTCAGCGTCACGAGGTTGCCGGTGAGTGGGTCGGTGATGACTTGGCGGAAGGGCTTGAGCGTGGCCGTTTCGAGGCGGTAGAATACGGTAGTGCCCAGGCTGCGCCCGCCAGCCCCGTCCAGCTGGTGGCCCAGCTCGAAGGAATTGACAAACTCAGGCCGCAACTGCGGGTTGCCGGAGGTCAGGTTCAGCTGGTCGGTGCGGTCTAGGAAGGGGTTCACGTCGCCGGCGTCGGGCCGGCCCACGCGGCGCGAGTAGCTGAGCTGCACGCGCTGCTCGTGGGGCAGGTCGAGGGCCAGCACGGCGGTCGGAAACAAGCTCAGGTAGCGCTGGGTGAACTGCTCGCCCGTGGTGCGCTGGTCGCCGGTGACGGTGGTGTGCTCGGCCCGCAGTCCGGCCTGGTAGCTGAGCTGGCCGCGGGCCCCGGCGTAGAGCCCGTAAGCGGCCTGCACGTACTGGCCGTACACGAAGCGGTTGCTGGGGTCGAAGGCCAGGGCCGGTGTGCTGGCCAGCTGGTAGTCAATATCGTAACGGCGCAGGCTGCTGCGGGCGCCCGTCTCGAAGCGGCTTTTCTCGCCCAGCGGCCGCACGTAATCAACCTGGGCCGTGGCCTGCGCGGTGCGGTTGACGGTTTGCTGGCGCTGCGTGCGCTGGCTGTTGTCGAGGTACACCAGGCGGGAATCTACCGCGTTGTCGTTCAGCAGGGGCGTGTACACGGCGCTGGCGGTCAGCTCCCGGCCCTTGTGCGCAGCCCACTCGCGGCGGTAGTCCAGGGTGAGGTCGGCGACCCGGAAGTTGCCCGTGCTAGCGTTGTCGCGGGTGCTGGTGCCGGCCCGCACGGGCCGCTCGCCGGCCGTGGCGTTCACCTGGCGCGAGAGCAGGGTTTCGTCGGTGCTCGTCAGGTTCAGGCGCGGCTGCACGGCCAGGGTCAGCGTTTGCTCGGGGGTGAGGGCGTAGTCCAGGCCCAGGCGCAGGGCGTGGGTGTTCTGTAGGTTCGCGCCGCTGCGGTCCTGGTGCAGGCA
This DNA window, taken from Hymenobacter sp. 5317J-9, encodes the following:
- a CDS encoding phosphatase PAP2 family protein — protein: MPTYFARFVALLLAHRRRLLKLLLLGVVLPWTVFLKASSEIEEGEGFYGDLPLLRWAHAHARPALDSLSLFFSAIGGPVPMAVAAVLFTGVLAWRRQPRHAWFFGLAVGGAAALNLLAKAILGRPRPAFWASLAPETSYSFPSGHAMGSAAVVLALGLLLARRRWRVWGPGAVFVLGVGFSRVYLGVHYPSDVLSGWIAALGWVTGVYVLLPPNQRPT
- a CDS encoding outer membrane beta-barrel family protein, producing the protein MLRKKGLARLGVLLGLWWGIGWAAQAQTGAVRGTLLETGTGNPISFASVVLLRSADSTFVAGTQASELGVFELAPVPLGQYVLRATAVGYRTSRRVVSLTANAPGLALGTWKLRPAATQLTDVVVTAERAVVTGGLDKKVIDVSKDLTATGGTAIDALQNVPSVTVDQTGAVSIRGASNVTVFIDGKPTGTTLDQIPASSIQSVEVITNPSARYDASGAGGILNIVLKKERREGLNGQVSATGGTGDKANASLLLNYRKGKVNLFGQYDYRRDRRYFRGTVDQTTMSRDSTLCLHQDRSGANLQNTHALRLGLDYALTPEQTLTLAVQPRLNLTSTDETLLSRQVNATAGERPVRAGTSTRDNASTGNFRVADLTLDYRREWAAHKGRELTASAVYTPLLNDNAVDSRLVYLDNSQRTQRQQTVNRTAQATAQVDYVRPLGEKSRFETGARSSLRRYDIDYQLASTPALAFDPSNRFVYGQYVQAAYGLYAGARGQLSYQAGLRAEHTTVTGDQRTTGEQFTQRYLSLFPTAVLALDLPHEQRVQLSYSRRVGRPDAGDVNPFLDRTDQLNLTSGNPQLRPEFVNSFELGHQLDGAGGRSLGTTVFYRLETATLKPFRQVITDPLTGNLVTLTTRLNVGDETSYGLEVVGATPLAAFWKVNGTASAFRRIIRGSTSGTAVNTTSLAFTGRLNNTFPFSKRVDAQLAVNYRSPINSAQGTRGEAFNIDLAARYNVLGEHGTFTLRVADLFNTLRFDSNDSGAGFATVTRFKRESRIAYLGFTYRFGQTSESRARRKSADDEGGSDN
- a CDS encoding TSUP family transporter, which gives rise to MLSQNLIDMWWIYALLSAVFAALTAVLAKIGIRGVDSNLATALRTVVIYRHLNVAKKVELGNPGMVLGGALTGFLSGLTGSAGPTGALFFLGLNLPPVAYVASAAFASLVLHLTKTIVYSKYALVTTKGLLVGTFTGVAMIGGSYTGKLLLSRISKEKFLMVVEGLIVVFGLQMMFVA